A part of Loxodonta africana isolate mLoxAfr1 chromosome 11, mLoxAfr1.hap2, whole genome shotgun sequence genomic DNA contains:
- the LOC111749579 gene encoding vomeronasal type-1 receptor 1-like, translated as MEIIFLTQTGLGILGNSSFLCFSNLTLLVGHKLRPIDLIFNQLVLANDLALFSKGIPQTMAAFGLKYFLDDVGCTLVFCFRRVVRGVSLSTTGLLSVFQAIKLCPNFPRWVKLKGRSLKYIAWCCFLCWTLNLLVNAHISMKVTDQVKSKNLSLRRYYGYCSKLMPNSFIPSIFGVIHVSIDMIHLGTMVWASGAVVLVLHRHKHRVQQIHSNGLSPRPSHEARAIRTILVLVSMFVSFYSLSSILTLCVSLIVNPGQWLVDTSVFMASCFPAFSPFVLISSEAHVSQFFFACWTRKTIFPNMVK; from the coding sequence ATGGAAATTATCTTCCTCACTCAGACAGGATTGGGAATCCTGGGAAACTCCtccttcctttgtttttctaaCCTCACTTTGCTTGTTGGACACAAGTTGAGACCTATAGACCTGATTTTCAACCAGCTGGTTTTAGCCAATGACTTGGCTCTTTTCTCTAAAGGAATTCCTCAGACAATGGCAGCTTTTGGGTTGAAATATTTTCTGGATGATGTTGGATGTACACTTGTCTTCTGTTTTCGCCGAGTGGTCAGGGGGGTTTCTCTCAGCACTACAGGACTCCTCAGTGTCTTCCAAGCCATTAAGCTTTGCCCCAATTTCCCCAGGTGGGTGAAGCTTAAAGGTAGATCCCTAAAGTACATTGCCTGGTGCTGTTTCCTCTGCTGGACCCTGAACCTCTTGGTAAATGCCCACATTTCTATGAAAGTGACTGACCAAGTGAAGAGCAAAAACCTAAGTCTGAGAAGATATTATGGATACTGTTCTAAACTCATGCCAAATAGTTTTATTCCCTCAATATTTGGAGTCATACATGTTTCCATTGATATGATACATTTGGGCACCATGGTCTGGGCAAGTGGCGCAGTGGTCCTTGTCCTGCACAGACACAAGCATCGAGTCCAACAGATTCACAGCAATGGCCTCTCCCCCAGACCTTCCCACGAGGCCAGAGCCATACGCACCATCCTTGTTCTGGTGAGCATGTTTGTCTCCTTTTACTCTCTCTCTTCCATTTTGActctttgtgtttctctaattGTGAATCCAGGCCAGTGGCTGGTGGACACCTCTGTGTTCATGGCTTCCTGTTTCCCAGCATTCAGCCCCTTTGTGCTCATCAGCAGTGAGGCCCATGTCTCTCAGTTCTTCTTTGCCTGCTGGACAAGGAAAACAATTTTTCCTAACATGGTTAAATAG